One part of the Granulicella arctica genome encodes these proteins:
- a CDS encoding lasso peptide biosynthesis B2 protein, with the protein MKRRVLESWLLLLYFDWLMRFRGFSRVHAVVREQEIRPRATRLAEAEDLSHATDLACVFYFKRVLCLQRSAALAVLLRRHGRSAEMVIGAQLFPFLSHAWVEVEGRVINDKPSVTQLFQVLERC; encoded by the coding sequence ATGAAGCGACGCGTTCTGGAAAGCTGGCTACTGCTGCTCTACTTCGACTGGCTCATGCGCTTCCGAGGATTTTCGCGTGTCCACGCCGTCGTGCGTGAACAAGAAATTCGACCGAGAGCAACAAGGCTGGCAGAAGCGGAAGATTTGTCTCATGCAACGGATCTCGCGTGCGTCTTCTACTTCAAACGAGTTCTATGCCTACAGCGTTCAGCCGCATTGGCGGTTTTGCTGCGGCGTCACGGTCGGAGCGCAGAGATGGTGATTGGGGCGCAACTGTTTCCTTTCCTATCCCACGCATGGGTTGAGGTGGAAGGCCGGGTTATCAACGACAAGCCCTCTGTGACCCAACTGTTTCAGGTGTTGGAGCGCTGCTGA
- a CDS encoding DUF6908 domain-containing protein codes for MKTILAILKQAGGWHHGLYLKIENPPYMELVIEAMDESGPMGLPAISVCHYGEQNGDLMRDPEMCFELGLADGPHLNVFYYRNDYLGEEQWSRNIVRDHYVHLVQLHEQHERFAKTWDNNLRLQGFAEAFDPHKHIRG; via the coding sequence ATGAAAACCATTCTCGCAATCCTCAAACAGGCCGGAGGTTGGCACCACGGCCTGTACCTCAAGATCGAAAACCCGCCTTACATGGAGTTGGTGATCGAGGCGATGGATGAGTCCGGCCCAATGGGACTGCCAGCCATCTCCGTTTGTCACTACGGCGAACAGAACGGCGACCTCATGCGCGACCCGGAGATGTGTTTCGAGCTTGGATTGGCAGACGGCCCACACCTAAACGTCTTCTATTACCGGAACGATTATCTCGGCGAAGAGCAGTGGAGCCGCAATATCGTCCGCGACCACTACGTGCATTTAGTCCAGTTGCACGAACAGCACGAACGCTTTGCCAAGACGTGGGACAACAACCTTCGCTTGCAGGGCTTCGCCGAAGCCTTCGACCCGCACAAGCACATACGCGGTTGA
- a CDS encoding phosphotransferase, producing the protein MQTELNLDTVEYRVVLVDPISRGALARDEEKSARVLRVSIPLRARAVRQVRTELQRSWGIAVVILDFLSAGNNVSPCVVAELLATSIPAGFRVVSAGEIASEELAEQERTHLNRVLGDDVTSPFSRIGWIDEAIAWVEGATGQRLRSKTSVEQFSAGGAFTLLRFPMADGCSYWLKATGVPNANERTLTALLSSLCGNCLPRFVAEKVDWNAWLMMEEACGISVLPTEPDDLVRLLGQAVESLAELQLKTVGFDQVLIDAGAFDQRLHVLRTDADLLFAYVAEAMSFQTSTKVPRIETSRLQAIRKLFEEACRRAECFEMPPTILHGDMNLGNLVFARSRCQFIDWCEGYVGHPFITFQHLLLLNPIENPTVRASVNDVLKGIYRTAMRPLCDSRQMEEGLASMPLIAAASSLYGRGDWLRSDARNALLRYEYARTIGRHMDHAAREPTLLEALCV; encoded by the coding sequence ATGCAAACAGAACTGAATCTGGACACCGTAGAGTACCGCGTTGTACTGGTCGATCCCATATCGCGAGGAGCTCTGGCGCGGGACGAGGAGAAATCCGCTCGCGTCTTGCGTGTCTCTATTCCACTGAGGGCGCGGGCGGTGCGGCAGGTGCGGACGGAGCTACAACGCTCTTGGGGTATCGCGGTTGTGATTCTGGATTTCTTGTCTGCCGGTAACAACGTTTCCCCATGTGTCGTCGCGGAACTCCTGGCGACGAGCATTCCGGCGGGCTTTCGTGTGGTGTCTGCGGGGGAGATTGCGAGCGAAGAACTTGCCGAGCAGGAGCGCACACACCTGAACAGGGTGCTTGGGGATGACGTTACGAGTCCTTTCTCCCGCATTGGCTGGATTGACGAAGCGATTGCCTGGGTAGAGGGTGCAACGGGCCAGCGGCTTCGTTCCAAGACATCCGTTGAACAGTTCAGCGCGGGCGGAGCCTTCACGCTGCTGCGGTTTCCAATGGCAGATGGATGCAGCTATTGGCTCAAAGCGACTGGCGTTCCAAACGCCAACGAGCGAACACTTACGGCTCTGTTGTCGAGCCTCTGCGGAAACTGCCTTCCTCGTTTCGTGGCGGAGAAGGTCGATTGGAATGCCTGGTTGATGATGGAAGAGGCTTGTGGCATTTCGGTTCTGCCTACGGAACCGGACGATCTGGTGCGTTTGCTTGGGCAGGCGGTGGAGTCTCTCGCGGAGCTTCAACTCAAGACAGTTGGATTCGATCAAGTGTTGATCGACGCGGGGGCCTTCGACCAACGCTTGCATGTCTTACGAACGGATGCGGACTTGCTCTTTGCGTATGTGGCCGAGGCGATGTCCTTTCAGACCTCGACCAAAGTGCCGCGTATCGAGACGAGTAGGCTGCAAGCAATCCGCAAACTGTTTGAGGAGGCGTGCCGCCGTGCCGAGTGTTTTGAGATGCCGCCCACCATCTTGCATGGCGACATGAACCTGGGCAACCTTGTCTTTGCAAGGTCGCGCTGCCAGTTCATCGACTGGTGCGAAGGATACGTCGGACATCCGTTCATCACCTTCCAACACCTTCTGCTTCTGAACCCTATAGAGAATCCAACCGTCCGGGCATCGGTGAACGACGTGTTGAAAGGCATCTACCGGACTGCCATGCGCCCGTTATGTGATTCCCGCCAGATGGAAGAGGGGCTTGCGTCTATGCCCCTTATTGCTGCCGCATCTTCCCTCTATGGACGGGGCGACTGGCTGCGCAGCGACGCACGGAATGCTTTGCTCCGCTACGAGTATGCGCGGACTATTGGCCGACACATGGATCATGCAGCACGGGAGCCGACGCTGTTAGAGGCGCTGTGTGTTTGA
- a CDS encoding ArdC-like ssDNA-binding domain-containing protein — MNSVATTPTVTPSTQNPKQPQQRQTAKEIIAANIKSLIEQLEAGHSDALTAYLNAMSRFRSYSFGNVLEIARQRPGATRVAGMYAWNQLGRRVKKGEKGIRILAPIIGFKRKNDEEVEKDITKQNTRVLVGFRNAYVFDVEQTDGPDLPQIEHVQGDAGENYDRLLAFIEKEGIELVFTEKIAPALGVSYGGRIAILPGQSKAETFATLVHELAHELLMHSTRRTTTTKTVRETEAEAIAFVVGKAIGLQTGNASASYIALYHGNASLLVESLEVVQQTSAVILAALEPSATTETMPDAELARVA; from the coding sequence ATGAACAGCGTAGCCACCACCCCCACCGTCACCCCGTCTACTCAAAACCCCAAACAGCCGCAGCAACGGCAGACCGCAAAGGAGATCATCGCCGCCAACATAAAGAGCCTCATCGAGCAGCTAGAGGCCGGACACTCAGATGCACTCACCGCGTACCTCAACGCGATGAGCCGTTTTCGTTCGTATTCCTTTGGCAATGTGTTGGAGATCGCCAGACAACGCCCCGGAGCAACGCGCGTGGCAGGTATGTACGCATGGAACCAGCTTGGCCGCCGCGTGAAGAAAGGCGAGAAGGGCATCCGCATTCTTGCTCCCATCATCGGCTTCAAGCGCAAGAACGATGAAGAGGTAGAGAAGGACATCACCAAGCAGAATACTCGCGTCCTTGTTGGATTCAGGAATGCCTATGTCTTTGATGTGGAGCAAACAGATGGCCCCGACCTTCCCCAGATCGAACACGTTCAGGGCGATGCGGGCGAGAACTACGACCGTCTTCTGGCATTCATTGAAAAGGAGGGCATCGAGCTTGTCTTTACCGAGAAGATCGCGCCCGCGCTTGGTGTGAGCTATGGCGGGCGCATCGCCATCCTGCCCGGACAGTCGAAGGCCGAAACCTTCGCCACGCTGGTGCATGAGTTGGCACACGAACTCCTGATGCACTCCACCCGCCGCACGACGACCACCAAGACGGTACGGGAGACGGAGGCCGAGGCTATCGCCTTCGTTGTCGGCAAGGCAATTGGTTTACAGACAGGCAATGCCAGTGCCTCGTATATCGCGCTCTACCATGGCAACGCTTCGTTGCTGGTGGAATCGCTTGAAGTGGTGCAGCAGACCTCCGCTGTCATCCTTGCCGCATTGGAACCGTCCGCAACTACAGAGACGATGCCCGATGCAGAACTGGCGCGGGTGGCGTAA
- a CDS encoding PIN domain-containing protein, translated as MFKILIDTCVWLDVAKDRSQLPLLDVIDEMIRLDMLTLILPRVVLDEFKRNKERVAQEGRKSMSAHFRLVKDAVSKVGGEKKRLETVLSHLDDVNQKIPLIGGATADTLDRIEELMGRAEIIEPPESAILKAAKRAVQKRAPFHHNKNSMADAIIIETYAQCLLQKPSKGIRFAFVTHNKTDFSVEQGNHKLPHPDLANIFSPIKSLYFISLSEALRRVDPKHQIDYMLDLSWTEEPRGRTEISEAGHLLWNQIWYNRHWNRRCRVEDGSIRIVDVETDADRKGPRERTVQRNIWEGALAAAKRVEEEFGKENLGPWTDFEWGMINGKLSALNWVMGEEWDMLDT; from the coding sequence ATGTTCAAAATTCTGATCGACACCTGTGTTTGGCTTGACGTGGCTAAGGATCGAAGCCAACTCCCATTACTCGACGTCATCGACGAGATGATTCGTCTCGATATGCTTACCCTGATTCTCCCTCGGGTGGTTCTTGACGAATTTAAGCGCAATAAGGAGCGAGTCGCCCAGGAGGGTAGAAAGAGTATGTCTGCCCATTTCCGCTTAGTAAAGGATGCGGTGTCGAAAGTAGGCGGCGAGAAGAAACGATTAGAAACTGTCTTATCTCATCTGGACGACGTGAACCAGAAAATCCCGCTCATCGGCGGCGCGACTGCTGACACGCTCGACCGGATAGAGGAGCTTATGGGGCGCGCAGAGATCATTGAGCCTCCCGAATCGGCAATTCTGAAAGCGGCGAAACGCGCGGTTCAGAAAAGGGCCCCATTCCATCACAATAAGAACTCGATGGCGGATGCCATCATCATCGAGACATACGCTCAGTGTTTGCTTCAAAAGCCCTCGAAAGGGATTCGTTTCGCGTTTGTCACGCACAACAAAACTGACTTTAGCGTAGAGCAAGGAAACCACAAATTGCCTCATCCGGATCTGGCCAACATCTTTTCGCCGATCAAATCTCTCTATTTCATCAGTCTCTCCGAGGCCCTACGGCGCGTCGACCCCAAACACCAAATTGACTACATGCTTGATCTGTCATGGACAGAGGAACCGCGCGGGCGAACTGAGATCTCCGAAGCTGGACACCTTCTCTGGAATCAGATTTGGTACAACCGCCACTGGAATCGCCGCTGCAGAGTTGAAGACGGTTCTATCAGGATTGTCGATGTCGAAACCGATGCTGATCGTAAAGGCCCACGCGAACGGACGGTTCAGCGCAACATCTGGGAAGGAGCTCTAGCCGCCGCGAAACGGGTCGAGGAAGAATTTGGTAAAGAGAATCTCGGGCCCTGGACTGATTTCGAATGGGGAATGATCAACGGCAAGCTGTCCGCGCTTAATTGGGTTATGGGCGAGGAATGGGACATGCTTGATACTTAG
- a CDS encoding ParB/RepB/Spo0J family partition protein: protein MQDSSAFQFIAIDQIHESTTNPRQTFDQSKLEELAESIRQHGLIQPVTVRPNANGFEIVAGARRFRASQLAELFSIPARIVELDDAAAMEWQLVENSQRLDVHPYEEARGFQRLLDMPGYDVAALVLKSGKSASHIYARLSLLQLIPDVAQAFVEERITASHANLIARLPQEHQAAAFEQCWRKDWNDKEPHLLPAKHVTAWIETNLYLALADAPFDLEDIGLNPAAGACATCPRRSGFNTSLFADVQGDQCLDGLCYQTKVAAYIDRELAARPQLVQIETTWRPAKEQRPGILPKHSYRELDTPDNPDAEPPCPNTKSALIVFGRHAGKTITVCTDDHCSVHDPATAARLAKQEADNPAPVMEPAPEEETEEEAEQREAEYEQRRTEHEAEQQRRDEERKAEYERQQKEYEAEQKRREKLSKARTATFDRILDNAPAMFTAAQLRIFLRLLVHIDPYSFLEEVASHFAGNDENAQQTDEEIVLAALDNTADDKLTGFSLRLALTDHIGIPPEDEPDPLSEAEAAFAPQPPKSSKPKTASKSKEMPAPVKAAPKKSAVRKQKAA, encoded by the coding sequence ATGCAGGACAGCAGCGCATTCCAATTCATCGCCATCGACCAGATTCACGAGTCCACCACCAACCCGCGCCAGACCTTCGATCAATCCAAGCTTGAGGAACTGGCCGAGAGCATCCGGCAACATGGCCTCATCCAGCCCGTCACGGTTCGACCCAACGCCAATGGCTTTGAGATCGTTGCGGGCGCACGACGTTTCCGCGCCTCACAGCTTGCGGAGTTGTTTTCCATTCCCGCTCGCATAGTCGAACTAGACGACGCAGCGGCCATGGAGTGGCAGCTCGTTGAAAATTCTCAACGTTTGGACGTGCATCCTTACGAAGAGGCGCGGGGCTTCCAACGCTTGCTCGACATGCCAGGTTACGACGTGGCCGCGCTTGTCCTGAAGTCGGGCAAGAGTGCATCGCACATCTACGCTCGTCTCTCCCTGTTGCAACTCATCCCCGACGTTGCCCAGGCATTCGTCGAAGAACGCATCACCGCCAGCCATGCCAACCTCATCGCCCGTCTGCCGCAGGAGCATCAAGCCGCCGCCTTCGAGCAGTGCTGGCGCAAGGACTGGAACGACAAAGAGCCGCATCTGCTACCAGCCAAGCATGTAACCGCTTGGATCGAAACCAACCTCTATCTCGCCCTTGCCGATGCTCCGTTCGACCTCGAAGACATCGGCCTCAACCCCGCTGCCGGAGCTTGCGCGACCTGCCCCCGCCGCAGCGGATTCAACACGTCACTCTTCGCCGACGTTCAGGGTGACCAGTGCCTAGACGGGCTCTGCTATCAAACCAAAGTCGCAGCCTATATCGACCGGGAGCTTGCGGCGCGTCCGCAACTCGTCCAGATCGAGACGACGTGGCGACCCGCCAAGGAACAGCGCCCCGGCATTCTCCCCAAGCACTCCTACCGCGAACTCGATACGCCCGACAATCCGGACGCCGAGCCGCCATGCCCCAACACCAAATCCGCATTGATCGTCTTTGGACGCCATGCCGGAAAGACCATCACCGTTTGCACCGATGACCACTGCTCGGTACATGACCCCGCCACCGCCGCCCGTCTCGCCAAGCAGGAAGCCGACAACCCGGCCCCTGTCATGGAGCCAGCACCCGAGGAGGAGACGGAAGAAGAGGCCGAACAGCGCGAGGCGGAATATGAGCAGCGCCGCACGGAGCATGAAGCCGAACAACAGCGCCGCGATGAGGAACGCAAAGCCGAGTACGAACGCCAGCAGAAAGAGTATGAGGCCGAACAGAAGCGCCGGGAGAAGTTGAGCAAAGCCCGCACCGCGACCTTCGACCGCATCCTCGATAATGCCCCGGCGATGTTCACCGCCGCTCAGCTTCGCATCTTCCTTCGCTTGCTCGTCCACATCGACCCCTACAGCTTCCTTGAGGAAGTGGCTAGCCACTTCGCAGGGAACGATGAAAACGCCCAGCAGACCGACGAGGAAATCGTACTCGCCGCACTCGACAACACCGCAGACGACAAGCTAACCGGCTTCTCCCTGCGCCTCGCGTTGACCGACCACATCGGGATTCCCCCTGAAGACGAACCCGATCCTCTCTCCGAGGCGGAGGCGGCATTTGCTCCACAACCGCCGAAGTCCTCCAAACCAAAGACCGCCAGCAAATCCAAGGAGATGCCCGCGCCCGTCAAGGCTGCTCCCAAAAAGAGCGCCGTCAGGAAACAGAAAGCGGCCTAA
- a CDS encoding asparagine synthetase B family protein, translated as MSILFGQLEERGAVATEAALRRLSRATERYATEPSAFYISERLGMGFQPYVSHERSATNVSSAVDIYGNALSFDGRLDNYRELAAELGVDASNATDSRLVLAAFHRWGEDCFRRLTGDWALVLWAPSHELLYLARDHAGARTLHFRIDGDAVEWGTYLDTFLAENAGLAISKSYVACYLSGIQLRNLTPYDSIMSVPPAHYVIVGGGQVRTRAHWSAAQIAEATCKSDKDYEDSFLALLKQSVRRRANATETVLAELSGGIDSTAIVCVSDSLRRSEQAGAALVDTVSYCDDAELSLDDKRYFSIAETERGKVGTHLDMAISQRTFLPHSSAKGRYLVPGADSLSITREEQFFQAVWSKGYRSLLSGIGGDELLGGVPDPKPELADYLVSRDIRNFLRQCFAWSLIDRSPMIETLWGSVAHVARLYRTSSSSSTVPFWLSPTLTECAQATGRGYALRQRSTYTPRQLSDEGTWWSVMETLPHLFPRIVARPEYRYPYLDKDLVNFLMAIPREQLLRPNRRRSLMRRALAGIVPHEVLERKAKAFQLRGVLHALQRARPSLEGLFQQSRLVEEGCIDPDLFRSAFRKACEGEASHTRTLIRTIAMELWLQSEKTALGARTTPFTLGSAA; from the coding sequence ATGAGCATACTTTTTGGGCAGTTGGAAGAACGGGGTGCCGTGGCGACCGAAGCGGCGTTGCGCCGACTCTCGCGTGCGACAGAACGTTACGCGACAGAGCCGAGTGCGTTCTATATCAGCGAAAGATTGGGTATGGGCTTCCAACCCTACGTGAGCCACGAGCGTTCCGCGACGAATGTGAGTTCTGCTGTGGACATTTACGGCAACGCCCTGAGCTTTGATGGCCGCCTGGACAACTATCGAGAGCTTGCAGCGGAACTAGGGGTTGACGCTTCCAACGCAACGGATTCGCGCCTTGTTCTTGCCGCATTCCACCGTTGGGGGGAGGACTGCTTCCGACGCTTGACCGGGGATTGGGCGCTCGTGCTATGGGCACCGAGCCATGAACTGCTGTATCTGGCCAGAGACCACGCGGGGGCTCGAACGCTCCATTTTAGGATCGACGGCGACGCGGTTGAATGGGGCACCTATCTCGATACATTCCTAGCGGAGAATGCAGGCTTGGCGATTTCAAAGTCCTATGTCGCTTGCTACCTCAGTGGTATCCAGCTACGAAATCTCACTCCCTATGACTCGATCATGTCCGTGCCGCCCGCTCACTACGTCATCGTCGGAGGGGGTCAAGTCAGAACGAGAGCGCATTGGTCTGCCGCGCAGATTGCGGAGGCCACCTGCAAATCGGACAAGGATTACGAAGACTCGTTTCTCGCTCTGCTCAAACAATCAGTCCGACGCCGTGCCAACGCCACAGAGACCGTTCTTGCCGAACTGAGCGGCGGCATAGATTCGACCGCCATCGTCTGTGTGTCGGATAGCCTGCGCCGATCCGAGCAGGCAGGTGCAGCATTGGTTGATACAGTCTCCTACTGCGACGATGCAGAGCTATCGCTCGATGACAAAAGGTATTTCTCGATCGCGGAGACAGAGAGGGGCAAAGTCGGCACCCATCTGGACATGGCCATTTCGCAGAGAACGTTCCTGCCGCACAGCTCCGCCAAGGGACGCTACCTCGTTCCCGGTGCTGACAGCTTATCTATCACTCGCGAAGAACAGTTTTTTCAAGCCGTCTGGTCCAAGGGGTATCGCAGCCTCCTTTCCGGGATTGGAGGAGACGAGCTGCTAGGCGGTGTTCCTGATCCAAAGCCAGAGCTTGCCGACTATTTAGTTTCTCGCGATATACGCAATTTCCTTCGGCAGTGCTTTGCGTGGTCGCTGATCGACAGAAGCCCGATGATAGAAACTCTCTGGGGCTCAGTCGCCCATGTTGCCCGACTCTATCGCACGTCTTCCTCTTCATCGACCGTACCGTTCTGGCTGTCTCCAACTCTGACCGAGTGTGCACAAGCGACAGGGCGGGGATACGCATTAAGGCAGAGATCGACTTATACTCCTCGACAGTTGAGCGATGAAGGCACATGGTGGTCGGTCATGGAGACGTTGCCGCACCTGTTTCCACGAATTGTTGCACGACCTGAATATCGGTATCCGTACTTGGATAAAGATCTTGTGAACTTCCTGATGGCGATTCCCCGAGAGCAACTGTTGCGTCCGAATCGTCGCCGATCCTTGATGCGGCGCGCGTTAGCGGGCATCGTCCCGCACGAGGTGCTGGAAAGGAAAGCAAAGGCGTTTCAGCTTCGTGGCGTGCTACACGCTCTTCAAAGAGCCCGACCGTCGCTCGAAGGACTCTTTCAACAATCTCGCCTCGTTGAGGAGGGTTGCATCGACCCTGACTTGTTCCGATCCGCTTTCAGGAAAGCGTGCGAGGGAGAGGCTTCCCACACGCGTACTTTGATTCGAACCATCGCGATGGAACTTTGGTTGCAGTCGGAGAAGACTGCGCTGGGAGCGAGGACGACGCCGTTCACTCTGGGTTCGGCCGCATGA
- a CDS encoding PqqD family protein, with product MVTGNSHLRTIVNEDGAAVMDTKRGTISTLNATGAYIWQALERGEREEDIVEGLARETSSLPDAIRQDVSDFIAALQEHRMLSR from the coding sequence ATGGTCACCGGCAACTCCCATCTTCGAACCATCGTGAACGAAGATGGTGCGGCTGTAATGGATACGAAGCGAGGAACCATCTCGACGTTGAATGCGACCGGAGCATACATCTGGCAAGCGTTGGAGAGGGGCGAGCGTGAAGAGGACATCGTTGAGGGACTCGCTCGGGAAACAAGCTCGCTACCGGACGCAATCCGGCAGGATGTGAGCGACTTTATTGCGGCATTGCAAGAGCACAGGATGTTGTCGCGCTGA